One Scomber scombrus chromosome 1, fScoSco1.1, whole genome shotgun sequence DNA segment encodes these proteins:
- the LOC133981531 gene encoding zinc finger protein 395-like isoform X2: MGSSPGFMCWSSDWLHPAAAAHSQLSLSSSGLTQTCSCWKCCCCFCAGASHTADMIPKNRLGKRSPLGALVSATAGPRADQETGETSVITATGAGQHAVSRVKGHPGLKCGGAGESSGLVDQIDLMQSDVSVWSSSHPSSSSSSPSSVPHSVIRSVSSCIDVPRNQRTPADVDMDEMMAAMVLSSLSCSPLLHNSAQPDPAAPLMDCGGSELSDSGSSGYWSVGHGNGSPAHSPTIAEPDAGPASPPDEGLDMELEQVLFDEPAPRKRRNSVKVAYRCLWPSCGKVLTSVVGIKRHIRTTHLCRGGEHERCSRSEEDFYYTEINQQQPQTPPLPLHCVRTHSPTSPNSLSPSSPPSPPPPSPPSPPHAACSALSRSAPSSSGFFWQVHSEHSYQAPGHVEPAATAAAAAAAAAAVLTTASCRLMAAPTTCNRQGLSFRVRSVSVGEQWLQQQSAPCRRTRGEAKKCRKVYGIEHRDQWCTACRWKKACQRFLD; this comes from the exons ATGGGATCCAGTCCTGGTTTTATGTGCTGGAGCTCAGACTGGTTGcatcctgcagcagcagctcactCTCAGCTCTCATTGAGCAGCAGTGGACTCACTCAGACCTGCAGCTGCTGGaagtgctgttgttgtttttgtgctggAGCTTCTCACACTGCAG ATATGATACCAAAGAATCGTCTGGGGAAGCGTTCTCCACTGGGGGCGCTAGTGAGCGCGACAGCCGGCCCTCGTGCCGACCAGGAGACCGGCGAGACCAGCGTCATCACGGCGACGGGAGCAGGACAGCACGCCGTCagcagggtcaaaggtcatcctGGACTGAAG TGCGGAGGAGCCGGTGAATCTTCAGGTTTGGTGGATCAGATCGACCTCATGCAGAGTGATGTTTCTGTGTGGTCTTCGTCTcatccctcctcatcctcatcctctccttcctccgTGCCTCATTCCGTCATCAGATCCGTCTCCTCCTGCATCGACGTCCCCAGAAA TCAGAGGACTCCTGCAGACGTGGACATGGACGAGATGATGGCAGCGATGGTTCTTAGCAGTTTGTCCTGCAGCCCCTTGCTACACAACTCCGCCCAGCCGGACCCAGCAG CTCCTCTCATGGACTGTGGAGGCAGCGAGCTCTCCGACAGCGGCAGCAGCGGCTACTGGAGCGTCGGCCACGGCAACGGCAGCCCGGCCCACTCTCCAACAATCGCAGAGCCCGACGCCGGCCCGGCCTCGCCTCCTGACGAAGGCCTGGACATGGAGCTGGAGCAGGTGCTGTTTGATGAGCCGGCGCCACGGAAACGCAGG AACTCAGTGAAGGTGGCGTACAGATGTCTGTGGCCGAGCTGCGGGAAGGTGCTGACGTCAGTGGTGGGAATAAAACGTCACATCCGCACGACACACCTGTG CCGCGGCGGCGAGCACGAGCGTTGTTCCCGCAGCGAGGAGGATTTCTACTACACCGAGATCAaccagcagcagcctcagactcctcctcttcccctccacTGTGTCCGCACCCATTCTCCCACTTCCCCTAACTCCctgtccccctcctcccctcccagcCCCCCTCCTCCGTCCCCTCCGTCCCCGCCTCATGCCGCCTGCAGCGCTCTGAGTCGCTCCGCACCTTCGTCCTCCGGCTTCTTCTGGCAGGTCCATTCAGAGCACTCCTACCAG GCTCCGGGCCACGTGGagccagcagcaacagcagcagcagcagcagcagcagcagcagcagttttgaCTACAGCTTCCTGTCGTTTGATGGCCGCACCCACCACCTGCAACAGACAG GGTTTGTCATTTCGGGTGCGCTCAGTCAGTGTCGGAGAGCAgtggctgcagcagcagagcgccccctgcag GAGGACTCGTGGTGAAGCCAAGAAATGCCGTAAAGTTTACGGCATCGAGCACAGAGACCAGTGGTGCACGGCCTGCCGCTGGAAGAAAGCCTGCCAACGCTTCCTCGACTGA
- the LOC133981531 gene encoding zinc finger protein 395-like isoform X1, with product MGSSPGFMCWSSDWLHPAAAAHSQLSLSSSGLTQTCSCWKCCCCFCAGASHTADMIPKNRLGKRSPLGALVSATAGPRADQETGETSVITATGAGQHAVSRVKGHPGLKVYFQCGGAGESSGLVDQIDLMQSDVSVWSSSHPSSSSSSPSSVPHSVIRSVSSCIDVPRNQRTPADVDMDEMMAAMVLSSLSCSPLLHNSAQPDPAAPLMDCGGSELSDSGSSGYWSVGHGNGSPAHSPTIAEPDAGPASPPDEGLDMELEQVLFDEPAPRKRRNSVKVAYRCLWPSCGKVLTSVVGIKRHIRTTHLCRGGEHERCSRSEEDFYYTEINQQQPQTPPLPLHCVRTHSPTSPNSLSPSSPPSPPPPSPPSPPHAACSALSRSAPSSSGFFWQVHSEHSYQAPGHVEPAATAAAAAAAAAAVLTTASCRLMAAPTTCNRQGLSFRVRSVSVGEQWLQQQSAPCRRTRGEAKKCRKVYGIEHRDQWCTACRWKKACQRFLD from the exons ATGGGATCCAGTCCTGGTTTTATGTGCTGGAGCTCAGACTGGTTGcatcctgcagcagcagctcactCTCAGCTCTCATTGAGCAGCAGTGGACTCACTCAGACCTGCAGCTGCTGGaagtgctgttgttgtttttgtgctggAGCTTCTCACACTGCAG ATATGATACCAAAGAATCGTCTGGGGAAGCGTTCTCCACTGGGGGCGCTAGTGAGCGCGACAGCCGGCCCTCGTGCCGACCAGGAGACCGGCGAGACCAGCGTCATCACGGCGACGGGAGCAGGACAGCACGCCGTCagcagggtcaaaggtcatcctGGACTGAAG GTGTATTTTCAGTGCGGAGGAGCCGGTGAATCTTCAGGTTTGGTGGATCAGATCGACCTCATGCAGAGTGATGTTTCTGTGTGGTCTTCGTCTcatccctcctcatcctcatcctctccttcctccgTGCCTCATTCCGTCATCAGATCCGTCTCCTCCTGCATCGACGTCCCCAGAAA TCAGAGGACTCCTGCAGACGTGGACATGGACGAGATGATGGCAGCGATGGTTCTTAGCAGTTTGTCCTGCAGCCCCTTGCTACACAACTCCGCCCAGCCGGACCCAGCAG CTCCTCTCATGGACTGTGGAGGCAGCGAGCTCTCCGACAGCGGCAGCAGCGGCTACTGGAGCGTCGGCCACGGCAACGGCAGCCCGGCCCACTCTCCAACAATCGCAGAGCCCGACGCCGGCCCGGCCTCGCCTCCTGACGAAGGCCTGGACATGGAGCTGGAGCAGGTGCTGTTTGATGAGCCGGCGCCACGGAAACGCAGG AACTCAGTGAAGGTGGCGTACAGATGTCTGTGGCCGAGCTGCGGGAAGGTGCTGACGTCAGTGGTGGGAATAAAACGTCACATCCGCACGACACACCTGTG CCGCGGCGGCGAGCACGAGCGTTGTTCCCGCAGCGAGGAGGATTTCTACTACACCGAGATCAaccagcagcagcctcagactcctcctcttcccctccacTGTGTCCGCACCCATTCTCCCACTTCCCCTAACTCCctgtccccctcctcccctcccagcCCCCCTCCTCCGTCCCCTCCGTCCCCGCCTCATGCCGCCTGCAGCGCTCTGAGTCGCTCCGCACCTTCGTCCTCCGGCTTCTTCTGGCAGGTCCATTCAGAGCACTCCTACCAG GCTCCGGGCCACGTGGagccagcagcaacagcagcagcagcagcagcagcagcagcagcagttttgaCTACAGCTTCCTGTCGTTTGATGGCCGCACCCACCACCTGCAACAGACAG GGTTTGTCATTTCGGGTGCGCTCAGTCAGTGTCGGAGAGCAgtggctgcagcagcagagcgccccctgcag GAGGACTCGTGGTGAAGCCAAGAAATGCCGTAAAGTTTACGGCATCGAGCACAGAGACCAGTGGTGCACGGCCTGCCGCTGGAAGAAAGCCTGCCAACGCTTCCTCGACTGA